The bacterium genomic interval ACGGCTATTCTTTTGAGAAGCAGTACGCTCTTACTGCAAGAAGTAAAAAATAGTCAATGATTATATAGAGGGGATGAATTATGAAAATTTATATTCAAACTGATATCGAAGGAATAGGAGGTTATGTATTCTTTGAAAATAGGAAGGATAAAAGTATTGAAAATTATGAACATCGAATGAGAATGAAGAAATTGCTTACCAATGAGGTCAACTCGGCAGTTAAAGCCTCTTTTGATGCAGGAGCCAGCTATGTTGTGATAAATGACAGCCATGGATGTTCTTATAATATCCTATTTGAGGAACTTGATCCGCGTTGTGAAATTATTCATGGCAGAGCTAGTTCTGGACCACATTGGTTAACTGATCTTGATTCATCATTTGATGCCATGGTATTGATTGGAATGCATGCTATGGCAGGAGAAGAAAACGCCGTTTGTCCACATAGTAAATGGGCGGTGAATAACGGCGCTCTCTATCTAAGTGAAGCTAGTATGGCAGCAGCAATAGCTGGAGATAAAGGAGTTCCAACAGTGTTTATCAGTGGAGACCAAACTATAACCAAAGAAGTAAAAGAGAAAATCCCCAAAATAGAAATTGGAGTAGTTAAACATTCCTATGGCCCTTACTATGCTAGAAGTGTTATGCCTCAAAAGGCCTGTGAAATTATTTATCAAGGAGTTAAACATGGAATCATCAATAGAAAGAAAGTTTCGCCCTATAAGATTCAAGGACGAGTTTTTCTAAATCTATTGGAACGGCTTAACCCAAGTATAAAGAGAAAAAGACTAAAAAAGGATGTAGTGGCAGACACAATAACCGAGGCTTTTGATAAAGCAGTAGCTCAATTTCCGTGGACTAATTACAGGCTACAGAAAATTGACGGATTTCAGTATCCATCTATAGGTTACCAAGGAAATCATGGGAAAATAGAAGGGAAAAGAAAAAGAACTTCAGAAAATCAGGAGAAAAAATAGAGAGGAGGTATTAAGACATGGAATATTGTGTTTTTTCTAAGAGCTTTCAGACTATGGAGGCTGAGGAACTGGGAAAGACTATGGTTAAGTTAGGGGTGGATGGCGTGGATTTGACTGTCAGAAAAGGGGGACATGTCCAGCCAGATCAGGTTAAATACGAACTAGCCCGTTTTCAGGAGATTTTGACCAAGCAGGGAGTAAAAATTTCCATGTTAACAACTGCAATTGTAGAAATGAATGACGAGACCCGAAACATCGTAGAGACAGCTGCTAAATTAAATATCAAATATATCAAATTAGGCTACTGGAAATATAAGGGATTTGGATATTATAAAGAACAGGTGAAAGAAGTAAAAAAGACGTTAGCTGACTTAGAGCCGATATTTCGAGATAATGGAGTTAAAGCATGTTTTCATAATCATTCTGGTATGAATATGGGGCTTAATGTTAATCACGTGCTCCGTCTCATAGAAAATTGTGATTCGGAGGTGATAGGAGTATATTATGACGTGGGACATAGTACGATTGAAGGTTCCAGTTGTGGCTGGATGATGGATCTGGATTTAGCTAAAGACCGTATTTTCATGATAGCAATTAAAGATATGGCATGGTTTCGAATTGGTGGGCAGAATGAGGATAAAAAAGGCTGGATGATGAAGATGGTACCCTTAGAAGCTGGTTTAGTTGATTGGCGCAAATTTGTTGAGTGTTTAAATCAAATAAAATTTGATGGACCTGTATCCTTCCATTCGGAATATAATGGAGGGCACAGCTGGAAACACCTAACATCTGAAGAAATAGTAGAGCAAACAGGGTGTGATTTAAATTATTTCCGCTTTTTTACAGAGAAAAAGTAGAGAGGAGAATTCATGATTCAAAAGAGAAAATATGTTGTAAGAAATGAAAAGGGAGTCATATCAGTGGAAGAGGGACCAGTTCCAAAACCTGGCCGTGGAGAAGTTCTTGTAAAAGTACATGCTAGTCTAATCAGTCCGGGAACAGAGCTTGGCGGAGTAATAAAAGCACGAAAAAATCCCGGTAATAAAAAGCTAAAGACTGCTTTTGGTTATAGTAATGCTGGGGAAGTCATAGATGTCGGTCAAAGATGTAAGGATATAAAAATTGGAACCAAGGTAGCTTGTATGGGAACTGGAGCTTTTCATACCAGCTATGCTTGTGTGCCTCGTAATTTGTGCGTTACTATTCCTGAGGGAGTAAGCTATCAAGAAGCAACTTTTGCATGTCTTGGAGCAACTGCGCTTCAGGCAATACGAAGAGCAGAATTACAACTTGGCGAAAACGTGGCTGTATTAGGGTTGGGAATTATTGGGCAGATATGTTCTCAACTGGCTGAGATTGCAGGATGTCACGTTATAAGCTGGGATAGCTTACCTCTGCGTTTGAAAAAGGCAGAAAAGATAGTTGATCAAGTAGTAAACATAAGAGGAAACGATGCTGTTTCCCTGACGGATGAATTTACACGTGGCTATGGAATTGATGCAGGATTTATCTGCTTTGGCGGCGAGGCGACAGAAGCATTTAAGCAATTAGTCGCGTGCATGAAAACTACGCCCGATACTCATAAAATGGGACGGATTGTTATTGTTGGAGGAGCAAGCATCACTCATACCTTTGCAGCAAGACTCGGCAATCTGGATGTTCTAAGCTCAGCTCGAACAGGACCTGGATATCACGATGAATCTTGGGAACATGGTCGTGATTATCCATCTGTTTTTGTTAGGTGGACTACACAGCGTAATCTCGAAGAAATTTTGCGATGGATAAAGAGAAAAAAAATAGATGTCAAGTCTCTTATTACTGACGAAGTGCCGCTCATTCAGGCACCAGAAATATGCGAAAAATTAATTCAGCATCCTGACCAAGTATTGGGAGTGATATTACGACCATAATTTTTATCTAAAATAGGAGAATAAAATGTCTGGGAAAGAAATCAAAATAGAAAAAGTAAACTGCAATTTTGAAAGAGAACCATTTATCAGACCTTTTGGATTTAAGGGTGGTTATATCACTGAAGCGTGGCAATCCATTTCATCTCTAACCAGTTCATCAGGCAAAACCGGTCTGGGTCTTGAAACGCAAAGCGTACTCTGGAGTGATGCCTCAGTATTTTCCTCTCATAGTGAATCAGGCGGGAATGCCTTGATGTTCGCTATGACGGAATTTGCTTTGAAACGAGCCAAAGAACTTGCGTTTTCTAATCCTATTAAGCTATTGGAAGAACTAGTTCCTCAGGTACATGAGTATGGTAAAAAGATAACAAATAACCCTGATTTAAGACTGACATTTGCATTAAACTCACTTGTTGGAGTTGACAACGCTGCATGGATGTTGTTTGCAAAAGAAAATAATATTACGAATTTTGATGATATGATACCTGAAGAGTACAGAGCCTCTCTGTCATACAGACATAAAAAAGTTGCGAGTATTCCATTAATGGCTTATGCAGTTCCTTTGAAGGAAATTGTGGATGCTGTAAAGGATGGTTATTTCTTTTTAAAAGTAAAAATAGGTTCTGATCCTGATAAGGATGGAGACAGAGAAAAGATGCTTCAGTGGGATATGAAGCGGATTGAAGAAATACATAAAGCAGTTGGAGACACAAGGATTGAGCATACGAAGGATGGTAAGATTCCATATTACTTTGATGCAAATGGCCGTTATGACACAAAGAAAAGGTTACAGAGGCTTCTTGACCATACAAAGAAGATAGGAGCATTTGACCAGATTGCAATCGTTGAAGAACCTTTCCCTGAGGAATATGAAGTAGATGTTAGTGACCTTGGAGTAAGGATTGCAGCTGATGAAAGCGCTCATTCTGACAAAGACGCTAAGAGGCGTATAGACATGGGCTATGGTGCAATTGCCCTTAAACCAATTGCAAAAACTCTGAGCATGAGCCTGAAAATTCTTAAAGTTGCACATGAAGCAAAAGTTCCGTGTTTTTGTGCAGACTTGACAGTTACTCCTATTCTAGTAGATTGGAATAAAAATGTAGCTGCAAGGATTGCGCCTTTACCTGGTATGAGTATAGGAGTGCTTGAAACAAATGGACATCAGAACTACAAGCGATGGGATGAGCTTCTAAGGTTCCATCCGTGTTCAGGAGCTGAATGGATGAAAACAAAAGACGGCTTATTTAACTTGGATGATGATTTTTACAACCAGAGTGGCGGAATTCTCAAAATATCAGAACACTATCAAAGTTTAGTAGTATAATAAGTCAGAAATTTATTTTCTGTGCAAAATCTCCAAGAAGAGGCATCTTCCATGTTTCACCAGCAAGCGCTTTTACAATACCAACTACTGCAAATATAATAACAACTATATTCAGGAGCCATCCAATTATTGGGATTAAGGAAAAAACAGTAGCTAATATTGCCAGTACTAATCCCTGTCTCGCATGAAACAAGACAAACTCATTATCCTTCTTAACAAGAAGGACAATCAAGCTTATCAGCCAGAAATAACTGATAACAGCTAGTGCCTTACCTTCTTCAATATCTTTTTTGTCTATTTCTATTTCAGGCTCAACTGCTGCTTGTTCTACTTTTTTCTTTTCTGCCATTTTAAACCTCCTCTAATTTTCTCGTATACGTACAAGGATATTAAACTTTTGGCTAGTTGTCAATAGAAACTCCAAACATCAAGCGCTTGATTATTTAACACCTATGGGATATATTGAGAATTACAATGAAAATCTTAAACAAAAAGTGCTACCTGTGTGCCCAGCCAGCACATGTGATATTTTAAAGGGAAATTTACTGAGGTAATGAAATGCTACATAGCATGACAGGATTTGGAAGCGCAGAAGTGTGCTCTAAGTTTGGATACTTTCTAATAGAGATTCAAAGTCTAAATTCCAGGTTTTGCGATATTGTTGTAAAACTTCCCAGCGAGCTCTCAATGTTTGAGATAAGACTAAGGAAACTAATTGAAAAAAAACTTATTCGCGGAAGGATTAGTTTTCTTCTCAAATGGACTAGATCTGATGACTTCCAACTTCCTCACATTAATAAAACACTAGCGAAAATCTACTCTGATAGGCTAATGCTATTGAAAAAAGAACTTAAATTAACAGGGGAGATAGACATTCAAACACTGATGCGCTTTGAGGGCGTTATATACACTGAAGACGCGAAAATACAAGGGGAAAAGGTATGGGCTGACCTAGAAAAGGGCATTAATAAGGCTCTGAATAGCGTTAATCTGATGCGTATGAAGGAAGGCACACTACTTCAGAAAAACATAATAAAATATGTAAATAGTATAAAAAGAAGCATTAAAAAAATAGAAAACAGACAGCCAATTGTACTTAAAAAATCCAGAGAAAAACTAATCAAAAGCATGAAAGAAACATTGAAGAAGTTAAATATCGGTGACTTAGGAACAATAGACAAAGAGAAGTTTCTGCATGGACTACCAATATACACTAATTTTACGGACATTTCCGAAGAGATTACAAGAATAAGAAGCCACATACACCAGTTCTTAAGTTTGGTTAATTCGTCTAAAATAACTGGAAGGAATCTTGATTTTATAGTTCAGGAACTCAACAGAGAAATAAATACACTAGGCTCAAAAGCGAATGACGTAATTATTGCTAGAGAGGCCATAACAGTAAAAAACAAACTGGAAAAAATAAAGGAGCAGATACAAAATGTCCTCTAAAAAGGGTCTATTAATCGTTATATCAGGCCCTTCTGGAGTAGGGAAAACCACTTTAAGGCAAAAGTTGTTAACCCAGTATCCTGAAATGAAATATTCAGTATCTGTTACAACAAGAAGACCACGAAAATCGGAACTCAATGGACATGATTATGTCTTTGTGTGCATGAAAAAGTTTAAGAAGGATATTGAAAAAGGGTGCTTTGCAGAATGGGCTG includes:
- a CDS encoding M55 family metallopeptidase, with product MKIYIQTDIEGIGGYVFFENRKDKSIENYEHRMRMKKLLTNEVNSAVKASFDAGASYVVINDSHGCSYNILFEELDPRCEIIHGRASSGPHWLTDLDSSFDAMVLIGMHAMAGEENAVCPHSKWAVNNGALYLSEASMAAAIAGDKGVPTVFISGDQTITKEVKEKIPKIEIGVVKHSYGPYYARSVMPQKACEIIYQGVKHGIINRKKVSPYKIQGRVFLNLLERLNPSIKRKRLKKDVVADTITEAFDKAVAQFPWTNYRLQKIDGFQYPSIGYQGNHGKIEGKRKRTSENQEKK
- a CDS encoding sugar phosphate isomerase/epimerase; this translates as MEYCVFSKSFQTMEAEELGKTMVKLGVDGVDLTVRKGGHVQPDQVKYELARFQEILTKQGVKISMLTTAIVEMNDETRNIVETAAKLNIKYIKLGYWKYKGFGYYKEQVKEVKKTLADLEPIFRDNGVKACFHNHSGMNMGLNVNHVLRLIENCDSEVIGVYYDVGHSTIEGSSCGWMMDLDLAKDRIFMIAIKDMAWFRIGGQNEDKKGWMMKMVPLEAGLVDWRKFVECLNQIKFDGPVSFHSEYNGGHSWKHLTSEEIVEQTGCDLNYFRFFTEKK
- a CDS encoding zinc-binding alcohol dehydrogenase encodes the protein MIQKRKYVVRNEKGVISVEEGPVPKPGRGEVLVKVHASLISPGTELGGVIKARKNPGNKKLKTAFGYSNAGEVIDVGQRCKDIKIGTKVACMGTGAFHTSYACVPRNLCVTIPEGVSYQEATFACLGATALQAIRRAELQLGENVAVLGLGIIGQICSQLAEIAGCHVISWDSLPLRLKKAEKIVDQVVNIRGNDAVSLTDEFTRGYGIDAGFICFGGEATEAFKQLVACMKTTPDTHKMGRIVIVGGASITHTFAARLGNLDVLSSARTGPGYHDESWEHGRDYPSVFVRWTTQRNLEEILRWIKRKKIDVKSLITDEVPLIQAPEICEKLIQHPDQVLGVILRP
- a CDS encoding L-alanine-DL-glutamate epimerase; this encodes MSGKEIKIEKVNCNFEREPFIRPFGFKGGYITEAWQSISSLTSSSGKTGLGLETQSVLWSDASVFSSHSESGGNALMFAMTEFALKRAKELAFSNPIKLLEELVPQVHEYGKKITNNPDLRLTFALNSLVGVDNAAWMLFAKENNITNFDDMIPEEYRASLSYRHKKVASIPLMAYAVPLKEIVDAVKDGYFFLKVKIGSDPDKDGDREKMLQWDMKRIEEIHKAVGDTRIEHTKDGKIPYYFDANGRYDTKKRLQRLLDHTKKIGAFDQIAIVEEPFPEEYEVDVSDLGVRIAADESAHSDKDAKRRIDMGYGAIALKPIAKTLSMSLKILKVAHEAKVPCFCADLTVTPILVDWNKNVAARIAPLPGMSIGVLETNGHQNYKRWDELLRFHPCSGAEWMKTKDGLFNLDDDFYNQSGGILKISEHYQSLVV
- a CDS encoding YicC family protein, producing the protein MLHSMTGFGSAEVCSKFGYFLIEIQSLNSRFCDIVVKLPSELSMFEIRLRKLIEKKLIRGRISFLLKWTRSDDFQLPHINKTLAKIYSDRLMLLKKELKLTGEIDIQTLMRFEGVIYTEDAKIQGEKVWADLEKGINKALNSVNLMRMKEGTLLQKNIIKYVNSIKRSIKKIENRQPIVLKKSREKLIKSMKETLKKLNIGDLGTIDKEKFLHGLPIYTNFTDISEEITRIRSHIHQFLSLVNSSKITGRNLDFIVQELNREINTLGSKANDVIIAREAITVKNKLEKIKEQIQNVL